From Linepithema humile isolate Giens D197 chromosome 8, Lhum_UNIL_v1.0, whole genome shotgun sequence, one genomic window encodes:
- the LOC137001381 gene encoding putative nuclease HARBI1: MAENIAISSAVLMLQEIKTESDSSFDEEWELLKKKIETQVLRARMKNVEFVIELYTDDDFKSHFRLKRATFEYILDIISDDLIRKTKGYGTIPPRKQFLIALWKIATMDSYRSICDRFDVGRATGEQAQTIINKFKESSRFPNTIGAIDGTHIKIDAPKENAADYVNRKRYHSIQLQVVCDHRAFITHCYVGHPGSVHDQRIFKQSEVATYLNDDKSFHLIVT; the protein is encoded by the exons ATGGCGGAAAATATAGCAATTAGTAGTGCGGTATTAATgttacaagaaattaaaacagaAAGTGATTCAAGTTTTGATGAAGAATGggaattgttaaaaaaaaaaatagaaacgcaAGTTTTACGTGCTCGCATGAAAAATGTAGAGTTTGTCATTGAACTCTATACGGATGACGATTTTAAAAGTCATTTCAG attgaaacgagcaacattTGAATACATCTTAGATATAATTTCTGATGATCTTATTCGGAAGACAAAAGGCTACGGAACAATTCCACCTCGTAAACAATTCTTGATTGCTTTATGGAAAATCGCTACAATGGATTCTTATCG ATCTATCTGTGATCGATTTGATGTAGGAAGAGCTACAG GTGAACAAGCgcaaacaattataaataaatttaaagaaagcaGTAGATTCCCAAATACAATTGGTGCTATAGACGGTACGCACATTAAAATAGATGCACCGAAAGAAAACGCAGCAGATTATGTGAATCGAAAGAGATATCACTCTATCCAGCTTCAg gTTGTATGCGACCATAGAGCATTCATCACTCACTGTTATGTGGGTCACCCTGGTTCTGTTCACGACCAAAGAATATTTAAGCAATCAGAAGTGGCAACATATCTCAATGATGACAAAAGTTTCCATTTGATAGTCACTTAG
- the LOC137001708 gene encoding LOW QUALITY PROTEIN: zinc finger BED domain-containing protein 4-like (The sequence of the model RefSeq protein was modified relative to this genomic sequence to represent the inferred CDS: deleted 1 base in 1 codon; substituted 1 base at 1 genomic stop codon) produces MESQIAPKKVIAVVTDNAANIVKAVSDLFGKNKHISCFAHLLNLVPTKAIESTEDIKDVIKKVKGYCDLLXASVSAADEIRRIQEQHGKTDGTFLKLIQECPTRWNSLFYMLERFILLADIVNPTLLKFPRASPMLTGNELNILKEIVHLLRPIELVTKELSGQNYVTCSTVIPLVNCMSNAIKNCFPDSDIVKNFKQHLLNELNKRFKNIEDNKILAVATLLDPRFKKLHFQNPLALVNAMRKITTKLRELPDHSNFREVRKQTLSITEEIVASSEHSLWSLHDELVLSANSRSNDDSEDIELKQYLNQPVIDRLDDPLKNWTNMKMIYKSLYKVMKQFLPIVATSVPSERLFSKAGNIITQQRNRLSPKKLSKLLFLGSLSKEQWLGTL; encoded by the exons ATGGAGTCCCAGATTGCTCCGA aaaaagttattGCTGTAGTGACAGATAACGCGGCAAATATAGTAAAAGCTGTGAGCGATCTTTTTGGCAAAAACAAACACATTTCATGTTTTGCGCATTTATTGAATTTAGTTCCGACAAAAGCAATTGAATCTACGGAAGACATCAAAGATGTAATTAAAAAGGTTAAAGGCTATTGTGACCTTCTGTAAGCA AGTGTCAGTGCTGCAGATGAAATACGGAGGATTCAGGAACAACATGGTAAAACAGATGGCACATTTTTAAAGCTCATTCAAGAATGTCCAACAAGATGGAATTCTCTTTTCTATATGTTAGAACGATTTATTCTGTTAGCGGATATAGTAAATCCtactttgttaaaatttcCTCGTGCATCGCCAATGCTAACTGGTAATGagcttaatattttaaaagaaattgttcATCTGTTAAGACCTATTGAACTGGTTACAAAAGAACTCTCTGGACAAAATTATGTTACCTGTAGCACTGTAATTCCTTTAGTCAACTGCATGAGCAATGCAATCAAGAATTGTTTTCCTGATTCggatattgtgaaaaattttaaacaacatttgcttaatgaattaaataaacgctttaaaaacatcgaggataataaaattttggcgGTAGCAACATTATTAGATCCTAGATTTAAAAAGCTACATTTTCAAAATCCACTAGCTCTTGTAAAcgcaatgagaaaaataacaactaAACTTAGAGAACTACCAGATCATTCAAATTTTAGAGAAGTTAGAAAACAAACCCTTTCGATTACGGAGGAAATTGTAGCATCTTCAGAACATTCGTTGTGGTCTTTACATGATGAATTAGTTCTTTCTGCTAATAGTCGGTCAAACGATGATTCAGAAGACATTGaattaaagcaatatttaaatcaaccCGTGATTGATCGCTTAGACGACCCATTAAAAAATTggacaaatatgaaaatgatttataaaagCTTATATAAAGTTATGAAGCAATTTCTACCAATTGTGGCAACATCAGTTCCTTCAGAACGTCTCTTTTCAAAAGCAGGGAACATAATAACACAACAAAGAAACAGATTATCTCCAaagaaattatcaaaattattatttcttggaTCTCTATCCAAAGAACAGTGGTTAggtactttataa